The Carassius gibelio isolate Cgi1373 ecotype wild population from Czech Republic chromosome B14, carGib1.2-hapl.c, whole genome shotgun sequence genome has a segment encoding these proteins:
- the LOC127971147 gene encoding prominin-1-A isoform X8, giving the protein MLWKTGLIFLCWGLTSGELQDRQSATPAAPARTTLDFGSVPSGVYDTVAYYEPGGIGILFNMMHAFLYVVQPNPFPEDLVVRVAKDKFGAIQSEYQKPENIVLTLQVIYYELGFVVCAALGLLFTVLLPLVGLLFCLCRCCDNCGGEMHQRQRKNADCLRGLLTTLLLTTTFIITAGVLCAYAANQNLSSQLKSMRRLVKSNLKDLHTFANQTPAQIDYLISRYDTVKQHVLHDLENVGVILGGRIHEELGKDVQPALDGVLSMTGIKVEKAIKAMRDTKDALENVSLSLETLQEGTVKLQANLSLVRGSLSNALNDPVCTVTISNEICRNIRNTLPKLEIAANYSSLSDVTDQLDKVNEVLKTDLGQIVEKGFASFNQTPNLVTDQTRNIVEGMKVLLEDVGSNVTTFTKLFPVHSTLTNFTKMISHTHSQIEDIYPQVDQMDFYRWICCITLCCMVVLILAFNFLGLLCGILGFDRHATPTTRGCVSNTGGNLLMAGVGFSFLFSWVLMGVITALFLAGGNLEKLVCEPFQTQQLFKVLDTPNLVNSAWTNFIPGYLYNDPEMDLTAYSLYSNCKDNRGIYSALHLDKVFNISAFFNTSVYSKDVSRKFEGMKVDLRGIILLESEGKQNLISFTETGISEIDFAAYLEEVNKKVTRIDLIDFASQLDAQADQLSKGTLQTSLKGHANTIRKIHIQQVIPLEQSMKYVKARSTLNQSIRLLERISSDLSVRVRDVLEAVDAAQYLISHNSTSVINQETEKYKQTIIGYFKQYIDWIRTSLAQEVATCKPLSNIVDTAEILGCSFLLDSMNTFWFGLGCSTLFLLPSIILSVKLAKFYRRMDTEDVYDDIETIPMKT; this is encoded by the exons ATCTCGTCGTTAGAGTGGCAAAGGATAAATTCGGAGCCATACAATCCGAGTACCAGAAG CCAGAAAACATTGTTCTGACACTACAG GTGATTTATTATGAGCTTGGTTTTGTGGTGTGTGCGGCCCTGGGCCTGCTGTTCACCGTGCTGCTACCGCTGGTGGGGCTTCTCTTTTGTCTGTGCCGCTGCTGTGATAACTGCGGCGGAGAGATGCACCAGAGACAGCGGAAGAACGCAGACTGCCTTAGAGGACTGCTGACCACACTGTTACTCACCACCACCTTCATTATCAC GGCAGGGGTCCTTTGTGCATATGCAGCCAATCAGAACCTGAGTTCTCAGCTGAAGAGCATGAGGAGGCTGGTGAAGAGTAACCTGAAAGACCTGCACACCTTCGCCAATCAGACCCCGGCA CAAATTGATTACCTGATCTCCAGGTATGACACCGTGAAGCAACATGTGCTGCATGACCTGGAGA ATGTAGGTGTGATCTTGGGTGGAAGGATACATGAGGAGTTGGGAAAGGACGTGCAGCCCGCCCTCGATGGGGTTCTCAGCATGACTGGAA TTAAAGTGGAGAAAGCCATTAAAG CAATGCGGGACACTAAGGATGCTCTAGAGAATGTGAGTTTGAGCTTGGAAACTTTGCAGGAAGGGACAGTCAAACTGCAGGCGAACCTCAGCCTGGTGCGTGGCAGCCTTAGCAATGCCCTCAATGATCCTGTCTGCACAGTTACGATATCGAATGAGATTTGTCGCAACATACGAAACACCCTTCCCAAACTAGAAATTGCAGCCAACTACTCATCG ttgTCTGATGTGACCGACCAGTTAGACAAAGTGAATGAAGTTCTAAAGACAGATCTTGGACAGATTGTGGAAAAG GGCTTTGCATCATTCAATCAAACTCCCAACTTGGTAACAGATCAAACCCGAAATATTGTGGAAG GGATGAAGGTTCTTCTGGAGGATGTCGGATCAAACGTCACCACTTTCACCAAGCTCTTCCCTGTTCACAGCACTCTGACCAACTTCACCAAAatgatctctcacacacactcgcagATCGAGGACATATACCCTCAGGTCGATCAGATGGATTTCTACAG gtgGATCTGTTGTATTACCCTGTGCTGTATGGTTGTGCTTATCCTCGCCTTCAATTTTCTGGGTCTGTTGTGTGGTATTCTGGGATTTGACAGGCACGCCACTCCAACCACGCGTGGATGTGTCTCTAACACGGGGGGCAACCTGCTCATGGC TGGTGTGGGCTTCAGCTTCCTGTTCTCCTGGGTGCTCATGGGAGTGATAACAGCTCTCTTCTTGGCGGGTGGGAATTTAGAAAAGCTTGTGTGTGAACCCTTTCAAACCCAACAGCTGTTTAAG GTGTTAGATACTCCCAACTTGGTCAACTCCGCTTGGACAAACTTCATACCAGGATACCTGTACAATGATCCTGAGATGGACCTTACAGCATATTCTCTCTACAG TAATTGTAAGGACAACAGAGGGATTTACTCAGCTCTTCATCTGGATAAAGTCTTCAACATCTCGGCCTTCTTTAACACCAGTGTT TACTCCAAGGATGTGTCGAGGAAGTTTGAAGGGATGAAGGTGGACCTTCGTGGCATCATTCTTCTGGAGTCAGAAGGCAAACAGAATCTCATCAGCTTCACTGAAACGGGCATTAGTGAGATTGACTTCGCTGCCTATTTGGAGGAG GTTAATAAAAAAGTGACTCGCATTGATCTAATTGATTTCGCAAGTCAACTTGATGCTCAAGCTGATCAGTTG TCTAAAGGGACCTTGCAGACCTCATTAAAGGGACACGCTAATACTATAAGGAAGATCCACATCCAACAAGTCATCCCACTGGAGCAGTCCATG AAATATGTGAAAGCAAGG AGCACACTTAATCAGAGCATCAGACTTCTGGAGAGGATATCCTCAGACCTGTCT GTCAGAGTTAGAGACGTACTAGAAGCTGTTGATGCCGCCCAGTACCTAATTTCCCATAATTCAACATCTGTGATCAATCAG GAAACCGAGAAATACAAGCAGACTATTATTGGCTATTTCAAGCAATATATCGACTGGATCAGAACATCT CTGGCCCAGGAGGTCGCTACCTGTAAACCACTCAGCAACATTGTGGACACGGCCGAGATCCTGGGCTGCAGTTTCCTGCTGGATTCAATG AACACATTCTGGTTTGGATTGGGCTGTTCCACACTGTTTCTGCTCCCTAGCATTATCCTGTCCGTCAAACTTGCCAAGTTCTACCGCAGAATGGACACAGAGGATGTCTATGATGA
- the LOC127971147 gene encoding prominin-1-A isoform X11, translated as MLWKTGLIFLCWGLTSGELQDRQSATPAAPARTTLDFGSVPSGVYDTVAYYEPGGIGILFNMMHAFLYVVQPNPFPEDLVVRVAKDKFGAIQSEYQKPENIVLTLQVIYYELGFVVCAALGLLFTVLLPLVGLLFCLCRCCDNCGGEMHQRQRKNADCLRGLLTTLLLTTTFIITAGVLCAYAANQNLSSQLKSMRRLVKSNLKDLHTFANQTPAQIDYLISRYDTVKQHVLHDLENVGVILGGRIHEELGKDVQPALDGVLSMTGIKVEKAIKAMRDTKDALENVSLSLETLQEGTVKLQANLSLVRGSLSNALNDPVCTVTISNEICRNIRNTLPKLEIAANYSSLSDVTDQLDKVNEVLKTDLGQIVEKGFASFNQTPNLVTDQTRNIVEGMKVLLEDVGSNVTTFTKLFPVHSTLTNFTKMISHTHSQIEDIYPQVDQMDFYRWICCITLCCMVVLILAFNFLGLLCGILGFDRHATPTTRGCVSNTGGNLLMAGVGFSFLFSWVLMGVITALFLAGGNLEKLVCEPFQTQQLFKVLDTPNLVNSAWTNFIPGYLYNDPEMDLTAYSLYSNCKDNRGIYSALHLDKVFNISAFFNTSVYSKDVSRKFEGMKVDLRGIILLESEGKQNLISFTETGISEIDFAAYLEEVNKKVTRIDLIDFASQLDAQADQLSKGTLQTSLKGHANTIRKIHIQQVIPLEQSMSTLNQSIRLLERISSDLSVRVRDVLEAVDAAQYLISHNSTSVINQETEKYKQTIIGYFKQYIDWIRTSLAQEVATCKPLSNIVDTAEILGCSFLLDSMNTFWFGLGCSTLFLLPSIILSVKLAKFYRRMDTEDVYDDDIGNWN; from the exons ATCTCGTCGTTAGAGTGGCAAAGGATAAATTCGGAGCCATACAATCCGAGTACCAGAAG CCAGAAAACATTGTTCTGACACTACAG GTGATTTATTATGAGCTTGGTTTTGTGGTGTGTGCGGCCCTGGGCCTGCTGTTCACCGTGCTGCTACCGCTGGTGGGGCTTCTCTTTTGTCTGTGCCGCTGCTGTGATAACTGCGGCGGAGAGATGCACCAGAGACAGCGGAAGAACGCAGACTGCCTTAGAGGACTGCTGACCACACTGTTACTCACCACCACCTTCATTATCAC GGCAGGGGTCCTTTGTGCATATGCAGCCAATCAGAACCTGAGTTCTCAGCTGAAGAGCATGAGGAGGCTGGTGAAGAGTAACCTGAAAGACCTGCACACCTTCGCCAATCAGACCCCGGCA CAAATTGATTACCTGATCTCCAGGTATGACACCGTGAAGCAACATGTGCTGCATGACCTGGAGA ATGTAGGTGTGATCTTGGGTGGAAGGATACATGAGGAGTTGGGAAAGGACGTGCAGCCCGCCCTCGATGGGGTTCTCAGCATGACTGGAA TTAAAGTGGAGAAAGCCATTAAAG CAATGCGGGACACTAAGGATGCTCTAGAGAATGTGAGTTTGAGCTTGGAAACTTTGCAGGAAGGGACAGTCAAACTGCAGGCGAACCTCAGCCTGGTGCGTGGCAGCCTTAGCAATGCCCTCAATGATCCTGTCTGCACAGTTACGATATCGAATGAGATTTGTCGCAACATACGAAACACCCTTCCCAAACTAGAAATTGCAGCCAACTACTCATCG ttgTCTGATGTGACCGACCAGTTAGACAAAGTGAATGAAGTTCTAAAGACAGATCTTGGACAGATTGTGGAAAAG GGCTTTGCATCATTCAATCAAACTCCCAACTTGGTAACAGATCAAACCCGAAATATTGTGGAAG GGATGAAGGTTCTTCTGGAGGATGTCGGATCAAACGTCACCACTTTCACCAAGCTCTTCCCTGTTCACAGCACTCTGACCAACTTCACCAAAatgatctctcacacacactcgcagATCGAGGACATATACCCTCAGGTCGATCAGATGGATTTCTACAG gtgGATCTGTTGTATTACCCTGTGCTGTATGGTTGTGCTTATCCTCGCCTTCAATTTTCTGGGTCTGTTGTGTGGTATTCTGGGATTTGACAGGCACGCCACTCCAACCACGCGTGGATGTGTCTCTAACACGGGGGGCAACCTGCTCATGGC TGGTGTGGGCTTCAGCTTCCTGTTCTCCTGGGTGCTCATGGGAGTGATAACAGCTCTCTTCTTGGCGGGTGGGAATTTAGAAAAGCTTGTGTGTGAACCCTTTCAAACCCAACAGCTGTTTAAG GTGTTAGATACTCCCAACTTGGTCAACTCCGCTTGGACAAACTTCATACCAGGATACCTGTACAATGATCCTGAGATGGACCTTACAGCATATTCTCTCTACAG TAATTGTAAGGACAACAGAGGGATTTACTCAGCTCTTCATCTGGATAAAGTCTTCAACATCTCGGCCTTCTTTAACACCAGTGTT TACTCCAAGGATGTGTCGAGGAAGTTTGAAGGGATGAAGGTGGACCTTCGTGGCATCATTCTTCTGGAGTCAGAAGGCAAACAGAATCTCATCAGCTTCACTGAAACGGGCATTAGTGAGATTGACTTCGCTGCCTATTTGGAGGAG GTTAATAAAAAAGTGACTCGCATTGATCTAATTGATTTCGCAAGTCAACTTGATGCTCAAGCTGATCAGTTG TCTAAAGGGACCTTGCAGACCTCATTAAAGGGACACGCTAATACTATAAGGAAGATCCACATCCAACAAGTCATCCCACTGGAGCAGTCCATG AGCACACTTAATCAGAGCATCAGACTTCTGGAGAGGATATCCTCAGACCTGTCT GTCAGAGTTAGAGACGTACTAGAAGCTGTTGATGCCGCCCAGTACCTAATTTCCCATAATTCAACATCTGTGATCAATCAG GAAACCGAGAAATACAAGCAGACTATTATTGGCTATTTCAAGCAATATATCGACTGGATCAGAACATCT CTGGCCCAGGAGGTCGCTACCTGTAAACCACTCAGCAACATTGTGGACACGGCCGAGATCCTGGGCTGCAGTTTCCTGCTGGATTCAATG AACACATTCTGGTTTGGATTGGGCTGTTCCACACTGTTTCTGCTCCCTAGCATTATCCTGTCCGTCAAACTTGCCAAGTTCTACCGCAGAATGGACACAGAGGATGTCTATGATGA
- the LOC127971147 gene encoding prominin-1-A isoform X12: MLWKTGLIFLCWGLTSGELQDRQSATPAAPARTTLDFGSVPSGVYDTVAYYEPGGIGILFNMMHAFLYVVQPNPFPEDLVVRVAKDKFGAIQSEYQKPENIVLTLQVIYYELGFVVCAALGLLFTVLLPLVGLLFCLCRCCDNCGGEMHQRQRKNADCLRGLLTTLLLTTTFIITAGVLCAYAANQNLSSQLKSMRRLVKSNLKDLHTFANQTPAQIDYLISRYDTVKQHVLHDLENVGVILGGRIHEELGKDVQPALDGVLSMTGTMRDTKDALENVSLSLETLQEGTVKLQANLSLVRGSLSNALNDPVCTVTISNEICRNIRNTLPKLEIAANYSSLSDVTDQLDKVNEVLKTDLGQIVEKGFASFNQTPNLVTDQTRNIVEGMKVLLEDVGSNVTTFTKLFPVHSTLTNFTKMISHTHSQIEDIYPQVDQMDFYRWICCITLCCMVVLILAFNFLGLLCGILGFDRHATPTTRGCVSNTGGNLLMAGVGFSFLFSWVLMGVITALFLAGGNLEKLVCEPFQTQQLFKVLDTPNLVNSAWTNFIPGYLYNDPEMDLTAYSLYSNCKDNRGIYSALHLDKVFNISAFFNTSVYSKDVSRKFEGMKVDLRGIILLESEGKQNLISFTETGISEIDFAAYLEEVNKKVTRIDLIDFASQLDAQADQLSKGTLQTSLKGHANTIRKIHIQQVIPLEQSMSTLNQSIRLLERISSDLSVRVRDVLEAVDAAQYLISHNSTSVINQETEKYKQTIIGYFKQYIDWIRTSLAQEVATCKPLSNIVDTAEILGCSFLLDSMNTFWFGLGCSTLFLLPSIILSVKLAKFYRRMDTEDVYDDDIGNWN; the protein is encoded by the exons ATCTCGTCGTTAGAGTGGCAAAGGATAAATTCGGAGCCATACAATCCGAGTACCAGAAG CCAGAAAACATTGTTCTGACACTACAG GTGATTTATTATGAGCTTGGTTTTGTGGTGTGTGCGGCCCTGGGCCTGCTGTTCACCGTGCTGCTACCGCTGGTGGGGCTTCTCTTTTGTCTGTGCCGCTGCTGTGATAACTGCGGCGGAGAGATGCACCAGAGACAGCGGAAGAACGCAGACTGCCTTAGAGGACTGCTGACCACACTGTTACTCACCACCACCTTCATTATCAC GGCAGGGGTCCTTTGTGCATATGCAGCCAATCAGAACCTGAGTTCTCAGCTGAAGAGCATGAGGAGGCTGGTGAAGAGTAACCTGAAAGACCTGCACACCTTCGCCAATCAGACCCCGGCA CAAATTGATTACCTGATCTCCAGGTATGACACCGTGAAGCAACATGTGCTGCATGACCTGGAGA ATGTAGGTGTGATCTTGGGTGGAAGGATACATGAGGAGTTGGGAAAGGACGTGCAGCCCGCCCTCGATGGGGTTCTCAGCATGACTGGAA CAATGCGGGACACTAAGGATGCTCTAGAGAATGTGAGTTTGAGCTTGGAAACTTTGCAGGAAGGGACAGTCAAACTGCAGGCGAACCTCAGCCTGGTGCGTGGCAGCCTTAGCAATGCCCTCAATGATCCTGTCTGCACAGTTACGATATCGAATGAGATTTGTCGCAACATACGAAACACCCTTCCCAAACTAGAAATTGCAGCCAACTACTCATCG ttgTCTGATGTGACCGACCAGTTAGACAAAGTGAATGAAGTTCTAAAGACAGATCTTGGACAGATTGTGGAAAAG GGCTTTGCATCATTCAATCAAACTCCCAACTTGGTAACAGATCAAACCCGAAATATTGTGGAAG GGATGAAGGTTCTTCTGGAGGATGTCGGATCAAACGTCACCACTTTCACCAAGCTCTTCCCTGTTCACAGCACTCTGACCAACTTCACCAAAatgatctctcacacacactcgcagATCGAGGACATATACCCTCAGGTCGATCAGATGGATTTCTACAG gtgGATCTGTTGTATTACCCTGTGCTGTATGGTTGTGCTTATCCTCGCCTTCAATTTTCTGGGTCTGTTGTGTGGTATTCTGGGATTTGACAGGCACGCCACTCCAACCACGCGTGGATGTGTCTCTAACACGGGGGGCAACCTGCTCATGGC TGGTGTGGGCTTCAGCTTCCTGTTCTCCTGGGTGCTCATGGGAGTGATAACAGCTCTCTTCTTGGCGGGTGGGAATTTAGAAAAGCTTGTGTGTGAACCCTTTCAAACCCAACAGCTGTTTAAG GTGTTAGATACTCCCAACTTGGTCAACTCCGCTTGGACAAACTTCATACCAGGATACCTGTACAATGATCCTGAGATGGACCTTACAGCATATTCTCTCTACAG TAATTGTAAGGACAACAGAGGGATTTACTCAGCTCTTCATCTGGATAAAGTCTTCAACATCTCGGCCTTCTTTAACACCAGTGTT TACTCCAAGGATGTGTCGAGGAAGTTTGAAGGGATGAAGGTGGACCTTCGTGGCATCATTCTTCTGGAGTCAGAAGGCAAACAGAATCTCATCAGCTTCACTGAAACGGGCATTAGTGAGATTGACTTCGCTGCCTATTTGGAGGAG GTTAATAAAAAAGTGACTCGCATTGATCTAATTGATTTCGCAAGTCAACTTGATGCTCAAGCTGATCAGTTG TCTAAAGGGACCTTGCAGACCTCATTAAAGGGACACGCTAATACTATAAGGAAGATCCACATCCAACAAGTCATCCCACTGGAGCAGTCCATG AGCACACTTAATCAGAGCATCAGACTTCTGGAGAGGATATCCTCAGACCTGTCT GTCAGAGTTAGAGACGTACTAGAAGCTGTTGATGCCGCCCAGTACCTAATTTCCCATAATTCAACATCTGTGATCAATCAG GAAACCGAGAAATACAAGCAGACTATTATTGGCTATTTCAAGCAATATATCGACTGGATCAGAACATCT CTGGCCCAGGAGGTCGCTACCTGTAAACCACTCAGCAACATTGTGGACACGGCCGAGATCCTGGGCTGCAGTTTCCTGCTGGATTCAATG AACACATTCTGGTTTGGATTGGGCTGTTCCACACTGTTTCTGCTCCCTAGCATTATCCTGTCCGTCAAACTTGCCAAGTTCTACCGCAGAATGGACACAGAGGATGTCTATGATGA
- the LOC127971147 gene encoding prominin-1-A isoform X10, giving the protein MLWKTGLIFLCWGLTSGELQDRQSATPAAPARTTLDFGSVPSGVYDTVAYYEPGGIGILFNMMHAFLYVVQPNPFPEDLVVRVAKDKFGAIQSEYQKPENIVLTLQVIYYELGFVVCAALGLLFTVLLPLVGLLFCLCRCCDNCGGEMHQRQRKNADCLRGLLTTLLLTTTFIITAGVLCAYAANQNLSSQLKSMRRLVKSNLKDLHTFANQTPAQIDYLISRYDTVKQHVLHDLENVGVILGGRIHEELGKDVQPALDGVLSMTGIKVEKAIKAMRDTKDALENVSLSLETLQEGTVKLQANLSLVRGSLSNALNDPVCTVTISNEICRNIRNTLPKLEIAANYSSLSDVTDQLDKVNEVLKTDLGQIVEKGFASFNQTPNLVTDQTRNIVEGMKVLLEDVGSNVTTFTKLFPVHSTLTNFTKMISHTHSQIEDIYPQVDQMDFYRWICCITLCCMVVLILAFNFLGLLCGILGFDRHATPTTRGCVSNTGGNLLMAGVGFSFLFSWVLMGVITALFLAGGNLEKLVCEPFQTQQLFKVLDTPNLVNSAWTNFIPGYLYNDPEMDLTAYSLYSNCKDNRGIYSALHLDKVFNISAFFNTSVYSKDVSRKFEGMKVDLRGIILLESEGKQNLISFTETGISEIDFAAYLEEVNKKVTRIDLIDFASQLDAQADQLSKGTLQTSLKGHANTIRKIHIQQVIPLEQSMKYVKARSTLNQSIRLLERISSDLSVRVRDVLEAVDAAQYLISHNSTSVINQETEKYKQTIIGYFKQYIDWIRTSLAQEVATCKPLSNIVDTAEILGCSFLLDSMNTFWFGLGCSTLFLLPSIILSVKLAKFYRRMDTEDVYDDDIGNWN; this is encoded by the exons ATCTCGTCGTTAGAGTGGCAAAGGATAAATTCGGAGCCATACAATCCGAGTACCAGAAG CCAGAAAACATTGTTCTGACACTACAG GTGATTTATTATGAGCTTGGTTTTGTGGTGTGTGCGGCCCTGGGCCTGCTGTTCACCGTGCTGCTACCGCTGGTGGGGCTTCTCTTTTGTCTGTGCCGCTGCTGTGATAACTGCGGCGGAGAGATGCACCAGAGACAGCGGAAGAACGCAGACTGCCTTAGAGGACTGCTGACCACACTGTTACTCACCACCACCTTCATTATCAC GGCAGGGGTCCTTTGTGCATATGCAGCCAATCAGAACCTGAGTTCTCAGCTGAAGAGCATGAGGAGGCTGGTGAAGAGTAACCTGAAAGACCTGCACACCTTCGCCAATCAGACCCCGGCA CAAATTGATTACCTGATCTCCAGGTATGACACCGTGAAGCAACATGTGCTGCATGACCTGGAGA ATGTAGGTGTGATCTTGGGTGGAAGGATACATGAGGAGTTGGGAAAGGACGTGCAGCCCGCCCTCGATGGGGTTCTCAGCATGACTGGAA TTAAAGTGGAGAAAGCCATTAAAG CAATGCGGGACACTAAGGATGCTCTAGAGAATGTGAGTTTGAGCTTGGAAACTTTGCAGGAAGGGACAGTCAAACTGCAGGCGAACCTCAGCCTGGTGCGTGGCAGCCTTAGCAATGCCCTCAATGATCCTGTCTGCACAGTTACGATATCGAATGAGATTTGTCGCAACATACGAAACACCCTTCCCAAACTAGAAATTGCAGCCAACTACTCATCG ttgTCTGATGTGACCGACCAGTTAGACAAAGTGAATGAAGTTCTAAAGACAGATCTTGGACAGATTGTGGAAAAG GGCTTTGCATCATTCAATCAAACTCCCAACTTGGTAACAGATCAAACCCGAAATATTGTGGAAG GGATGAAGGTTCTTCTGGAGGATGTCGGATCAAACGTCACCACTTTCACCAAGCTCTTCCCTGTTCACAGCACTCTGACCAACTTCACCAAAatgatctctcacacacactcgcagATCGAGGACATATACCCTCAGGTCGATCAGATGGATTTCTACAG gtgGATCTGTTGTATTACCCTGTGCTGTATGGTTGTGCTTATCCTCGCCTTCAATTTTCTGGGTCTGTTGTGTGGTATTCTGGGATTTGACAGGCACGCCACTCCAACCACGCGTGGATGTGTCTCTAACACGGGGGGCAACCTGCTCATGGC TGGTGTGGGCTTCAGCTTCCTGTTCTCCTGGGTGCTCATGGGAGTGATAACAGCTCTCTTCTTGGCGGGTGGGAATTTAGAAAAGCTTGTGTGTGAACCCTTTCAAACCCAACAGCTGTTTAAG GTGTTAGATACTCCCAACTTGGTCAACTCCGCTTGGACAAACTTCATACCAGGATACCTGTACAATGATCCTGAGATGGACCTTACAGCATATTCTCTCTACAG TAATTGTAAGGACAACAGAGGGATTTACTCAGCTCTTCATCTGGATAAAGTCTTCAACATCTCGGCCTTCTTTAACACCAGTGTT TACTCCAAGGATGTGTCGAGGAAGTTTGAAGGGATGAAGGTGGACCTTCGTGGCATCATTCTTCTGGAGTCAGAAGGCAAACAGAATCTCATCAGCTTCACTGAAACGGGCATTAGTGAGATTGACTTCGCTGCCTATTTGGAGGAG GTTAATAAAAAAGTGACTCGCATTGATCTAATTGATTTCGCAAGTCAACTTGATGCTCAAGCTGATCAGTTG TCTAAAGGGACCTTGCAGACCTCATTAAAGGGACACGCTAATACTATAAGGAAGATCCACATCCAACAAGTCATCCCACTGGAGCAGTCCATG AAATATGTGAAAGCAAGG AGCACACTTAATCAGAGCATCAGACTTCTGGAGAGGATATCCTCAGACCTGTCT GTCAGAGTTAGAGACGTACTAGAAGCTGTTGATGCCGCCCAGTACCTAATTTCCCATAATTCAACATCTGTGATCAATCAG GAAACCGAGAAATACAAGCAGACTATTATTGGCTATTTCAAGCAATATATCGACTGGATCAGAACATCT CTGGCCCAGGAGGTCGCTACCTGTAAACCACTCAGCAACATTGTGGACACGGCCGAGATCCTGGGCTGCAGTTTCCTGCTGGATTCAATG AACACATTCTGGTTTGGATTGGGCTGTTCCACACTGTTTCTGCTCCCTAGCATTATCCTGTCCGTCAAACTTGCCAAGTTCTACCGCAGAATGGACACAGAGGATGTCTATGATGA